One genomic segment of Deinococcus sp. HSC-46F16 includes these proteins:
- a CDS encoding type IV pilus twitching motility protein PilT → MTLAAPDITDILRFAAEKGASDIILTVGLPPQFKLSGTYEVQQGMAPLAATETRKLMYSMMNERQQRTFEEKRELDFSFALGEKARFRVNAFMQRGFVGGVMRLIPTTIRSAAEMGLPQNITDIANAPRGLVLVTGPTGSGKSTTLAAMIDHINVTKKLHIVTIEDPIEFMHSHKQSIVNQREIGSDTMSFADALRASLRQAPDVILVGEMRDYETIRAAVTAAETGHLVMGTLHTNSAPESIDRIVDVFPEEQQEQIRVQLANNLVAVMTQQLLPRADGPGRVLAYELLIANPAVRALIREGKTFQIVSTMQTGAREGMVTMDAFLANLYRRRVISYETGVARAVDPKEFARLANDPNAGVGGATYTPPTAPAAPAPAQPAGAALGRTAAGTSTTTTQSGTAQTQFGRR, encoded by the coding sequence ATGACCCTAGCCGCTCCCGACATCACCGACATCCTGCGTTTCGCCGCCGAAAAGGGCGCGTCCGACATCATCCTGACGGTGGGGCTGCCGCCGCAGTTCAAGCTCAGCGGGACCTACGAGGTGCAGCAGGGCATGGCTCCGCTCGCCGCGACCGAGACCCGCAAGCTGATGTACTCGATGATGAACGAGCGCCAGCAGCGCACCTTCGAGGAGAAGCGCGAGCTGGACTTCTCGTTCGCCCTGGGGGAAAAGGCCCGCTTCCGCGTGAACGCCTTTATGCAGCGCGGCTTTGTGGGCGGGGTCATGCGCCTGATTCCCACCACCATTCGCAGCGCCGCCGAGATGGGCCTGCCGCAGAACATCACCGACATCGCCAACGCGCCGCGCGGACTGGTCCTCGTGACCGGGCCGACCGGCTCGGGCAAGTCGACCACCCTCGCCGCGATGATCGACCACATCAACGTCACCAAGAAGCTGCACATCGTGACCATCGAGGACCCCATCGAGTTCATGCACTCGCACAAGCAGAGCATCGTGAACCAGCGCGAGATCGGGTCGGACACCATGAGCTTCGCGGACGCGCTGCGGGCCTCGCTGCGGCAGGCCCCCGACGTGATTCTGGTGGGCGAGATGCGCGACTACGAAACGATCCGCGCCGCCGTGACCGCCGCCGAAACCGGGCACCTCGTGATGGGCACCCTGCACACCAACTCGGCCCCCGAGTCCATCGACCGCATCGTGGACGTGTTCCCGGAAGAGCAGCAGGAGCAGATCCGGGTGCAGCTCGCCAACAACCTCGTCGCCGTGATGACCCAGCAGCTCCTGCCCCGCGCTGACGGTCCGGGGCGGGTCCTCGCCTACGAACTGCTGATCGCCAACCCGGCCGTCCGGGCGCTGATCCGCGAGGGCAAGACCTTCCAGATCGTCTCCACCATGCAGACCGGGGCACGCGAGGGCATGGTCACGATGGACGCCTTCCTGGCGAACCTCTACCGCCGCCGGGTGATCTCCTACGAGACGGGCGTGGCGCGGGCCGTGGACCCCAAGGAGTTCGCCCGTCTCGCCAACGACCCCAACGCGGGGGTGGGCGGCGCGACCTACACGCCGCCGACGGCTCCGGCGGCGCCTGCCCCCGCCCAGCCCGCAGGCGCAGCGCTCGGGCGCACGGCGGCGGGGACGAGTACGACCACGACCCAATCGGGCACGGCGCAGACGCAGTTCGGGCGGCGCTGA
- a CDS encoding DUF4403 family protein has protein sequence MRRLLIPLLSTALMTAPAEAQSVPRSSLVLPVTVPLSGVQAAANARVPAEFARLDETRPLAGGLLGVRLTGTVTRTGHVRVGATPEGDALLVRVPLRAAFRAEGQGLGSALGRDFGGEATVSLRLTPTLGTDWQAGVKVAGTVEWTDPLSVELTPGVRVSVQSLVDGQVRAALDRVTADIERAVREGADLRDRAGALWARAGQPWTLPAPEPAYARVTPRTLTVSPFRFTGDALKLTVGATFDLSAGLGRAPAQAPAPLPPLRVAEPPTPGVALALPVRLPYPDLSRAATRAAAARTVTLPLPLSPTLRVENVVVTGRGPHLNAAVTVRVSGPLGLNVRATADVSGVPALDASGRVVTLRDPTVVTRREGLTGRVVGWLADARAQAYLRGAARFDLTPQLTQARGQVQSRLPFTPVPGVTLTGKVGELRLTGLSVTPDALVVTAAAGGQLAAAVDAGKMR, from the coding sequence ATGCGACGCCTTCTCATCCCTCTGCTGTCCACTGCCCTGATGACCGCCCCCGCCGAAGCCCAGAGCGTGCCCCGTTCCTCGCTGGTCCTGCCCGTCACGGTGCCGCTCTCCGGCGTGCAGGCGGCGGCCAATGCCCGTGTTCCGGCCGAGTTCGCCCGGCTGGACGAGACGCGGCCCCTCGCGGGCGGGCTGCTGGGCGTGCGGCTGACGGGCACGGTCACCCGCACCGGGCATGTGCGGGTGGGGGCCACGCCGGAGGGGGACGCCCTATTGGTGCGCGTGCCGCTGCGGGCCGCCTTCCGCGCCGAGGGACAGGGCCTGGGCTCGGCCCTGGGCCGCGACTTCGGCGGCGAGGCGACGGTGAGCCTGCGCCTGACGCCCACCCTCGGGACCGACTGGCAGGCCGGGGTGAAGGTCGCGGGGACGGTGGAGTGGACCGACCCCCTGAGCGTGGAGCTGACGCCCGGCGTGCGGGTCAGCGTGCAGTCGCTGGTGGACGGGCAGGTGCGGGCGGCGCTGGACCGCGTGACTGCCGACATCGAGCGGGCGGTGCGCGAGGGGGCCGACCTGCGGGACCGCGCCGGGGCACTGTGGGCGCGGGCGGGGCAGCCCTGGACGCTCCCCGCGCCGGAACCCGCCTACGCCCGCGTGACGCCGCGCACCCTGACCGTCAGCCCGTTCCGCTTCACGGGGGACGCGCTGAAGCTCACGGTGGGCGCGACCTTTGACCTTTCCGCTGGGCTGGGCCGCGCCCCGGCTCAGGCCCCCGCGCCGCTCCCCCCGCTGCGGGTGGCCGAGCCGCCGACGCCCGGCGTGGCCCTTGCCCTCCCCGTGCGCCTGCCCTACCCGGACCTGTCACGGGCGGCCACCCGCGCCGCCGCCGCGCGGACGGTGACCCTGCCGCTGCCCCTCTCCCCCACCCTGCGGGTCGAGAATGTCGTGGTGACGGGCCGGGGACCGCACCTGAACGCCGCCGTCACCGTGCGCGTTTCCGGGCCGCTGGGGCTGAATGTGCGGGCCACCGCCGACGTGTCGGGTGTGCCTGCGCTGGACGCCTCCGGGCGCGTCGTGACCCTCCGTGACCCCACCGTCGTGACCCGCCGCGAGGGGCTGACCGGGCGGGTGGTGGGCTGGCTGGCGGACGCCCGCGCCCAGGCGTACCTGCGGGGGGCGGCCCGCTTCGACCTGACGCCACAACTGACCCAGGCGCGGGGACAGGTGCAGTCGCGGCTCCCCTTCACGCCCGTGCCCGGCGTCACCCTGACGGGCAAGGTGGGCGAGCTGCGGCTGACCGGGCTGAGCGTGACACCGGACGCCCTCGTCGTGACGGCCGCCGCCGGAGGGCAACTCGCGGCGGCGGTGGATGCGGGGAAGATGCGGTAG
- a CDS encoding secondary thiamine-phosphate synthase enzyme YjbQ, with amino-acid sequence MWAQHDLRLRPFPRGFHLVTREVVAGVPGLARVRVGLLHVFLQHTSASLALNENASPDVRRDFERYFNHLVPDGWPEFEHTLEGPDDMAAHIKASLLGPSLTLPVRGGRLALGTWQGIYLCEHRDDGGARRLVLTLQGEEG; translated from the coding sequence ATGTGGGCACAACATGACCTCCGCCTCCGCCCCTTCCCGCGCGGCTTTCACCTGGTCACCCGCGAGGTCGTCGCCGGGGTGCCCGGACTTGCGCGGGTGCGGGTGGGCCTGCTGCACGTCTTCCTCCAGCACACCTCGGCCAGCCTCGCCCTGAACGAGAACGCCTCGCCGGACGTGCGGCGGGACTTCGAGCGGTATTTCAACCACCTCGTGCCCGACGGCTGGCCGGAGTTCGAGCACACCCTGGAAGGCCCCGACGATATGGCCGCGCACATCAAGGCCAGCCTGCTGGGACCGTCCCTGACCCTGCCCGTGCGCGGGGGGCGGCTGGCGCTGGGCACGTGGCAGGGGATTTACCTGTGTGAGCACCGAGACGACGGGGGAGCGCGGCGGCTGGTGCTGACCTTGCAGGGCGAGGAGGGGTAG